The following proteins are co-located in the Thermodesulfobium sp. 4217-1 genome:
- a CDS encoding CYTH and CHAD domain-containing protein — protein MNTNIEIELKLRCIFPEKIDEIYSLPLLSDIKDEWKKKEIRSIYYDTAENIFLNSGISLRTRLEDGEWTQTIKVAGNSNGGFSRRKEYNVSIQDGKPDLTVLKDSSLKNFFKDTKSKFELTPMFETVFERSVALYTYSDKSVLELAVDRGKIISGDKTEDFCEVEIELKEGNISSILKLAEDLSKSISFLLEPKSKYYRGILLANLEPKYEIQKERDPDVIAEEGLQNELTEKLQNLILYHNRFVENPENFDNLHNFRVSLRKIRTILKFGKPLIEKDDLNHWLEQFDQITELTNPLRETDVLIEDWRSFLAITKRDDLKNSILTKKLLEERQLKLDLIYPYFSEGKFTNIFLGLWYWLLEGAFLIDDSATLRLKKFAKDRLNIWFRKTLKKLKKTDFNNERDLHKLRIATKDLRYSLEVFSFALKSDTKDMISKLKKIQDILGYIHDTQTFSAYLESLISSSDNPEIYKESGWLLGYRLHSDQSLKSDLEKQWKKFKEQIKAFID, from the coding sequence ATGAACACAAATATAGAAATTGAGTTAAAGCTTAGATGCATTTTTCCTGAAAAAATCGATGAGATATACTCTCTTCCATTGCTTTCTGACATAAAAGATGAATGGAAGAAAAAAGAGATTCGTTCTATATATTACGACACAGCAGAAAACATTTTTTTAAATTCAGGAATATCTCTCAGGACAAGATTGGAAGATGGCGAATGGACGCAGACCATTAAGGTTGCAGGAAATTCGAATGGGGGCTTTTCCAGGAGAAAAGAGTACAACGTCTCAATCCAGGACGGCAAGCCTGACTTAACAGTATTAAAAGATTCATCGCTAAAAAACTTTTTTAAAGACACGAAATCCAAATTCGAACTCACACCAATGTTTGAAACAGTTTTTGAAAGAAGTGTAGCTCTTTATACCTATAGCGACAAAAGCGTGCTTGAGTTGGCAGTTGACAGGGGGAAAATTATTTCAGGCGACAAAACTGAAGACTTCTGCGAGGTGGAAATAGAGCTTAAAGAAGGCAATATTTCTTCCATCCTAAAGCTCGCAGAAGACCTCTCAAAATCAATTAGCTTTCTACTGGAACCTAAAAGCAAATATTACAGAGGTATCTTGCTTGCAAATCTGGAACCAAAATATGAAATCCAAAAGGAAAGGGATCCTGATGTAATAGCTGAAGAAGGATTGCAAAATGAGTTAACAGAAAAACTTCAAAATTTAATCCTATATCACAATAGATTCGTAGAAAATCCAGAAAATTTTGATAATCTTCACAATTTTAGGGTATCTCTTAGAAAAATTAGAACCATATTGAAGTTCGGAAAACCATTAATAGAAAAAGACGATCTAAACCACTGGTTAGAACAATTTGACCAGATTACAGAGTTGACTAATCCACTTAGAGAGACAGATGTATTGATTGAAGATTGGAGAAGCTTCCTTGCTATAACCAAGCGCGATGACCTTAAAAACTCCATTCTTACAAAAAAGCTTCTTGAAGAGAGACAGCTCAAATTAGACTTAATATATCCTTATTTTTCCGAAGGAAAATTTACCAATATATTTCTTGGTCTTTGGTACTGGCTATTAGAGGGGGCTTTTCTGATAGATGATTCAGCTACCTTAAGGCTAAAGAAGTTTGCCAAAGACAGACTAAATATATGGTTCAGAAAAACTTTGAAGAAATTGAAGAAAACAGATTTCAACAACGAGCGCGATCTTCACAAACTGAGAATTGCAACCAAAGACCTCAGGTATTCTCTAGAGGTGTTTTCTTTTGCGTTAAAATCTGACACAAAGGATATGATTTCAAAACTAAAAAAAATTCAAGACATATTGGGATATATTCACGATACCCAAACCTTTTCAGCTTATCTTGAAAGCTTGATCTCATCATCAGATAACCCTGAAATATACAAAGAAAGCGGTTGGCTGTTGGGTTACAGGCTCCATAGCGATCAAAGTCTCAAAAGCGATTTAGAGAAGCAGTGGAAAAAATTTAAAGAACAAATAAAGGCCTTTATTGATTAG
- a CDS encoding WD40 repeat domain-containing protein, with protein sequence MISTMDAASYFLKLANQKSLYISGKIDIGAIDLASCSNDNKFVGLSSKGNYSLYSIFENKIAKTWQDTSSSKIFINSRNSTIYQTLSGQIKIIDFDKSSPKTISSDMVLADFNDKYVVSYSESNILALTEIDNPSNIKNIRLPENFTVKDIVLKNNALLIGEINNRVFFIIYELHSITLPQPQSVPDGSVYVGSSDDFEYIAFRSDNAGLNIFNTKDPSKSYNIPIVESKTKKVYFSKDKTLIVIVDFDEYISFWWTNKELNTGNEPIFKQKICGNPLELTFSENGNVSSLITYKNNFLKIWLPASKTDRLDLTANFKSDESDSFLHNGYFLDSVSFTEKNEAVCLFIKPRWESKILKFDLYNRLNINCENVFKESLVNSGILSNNSKLLATLRNKNKIKIINTQSNSIIQEFAIKDESINTLCFSPDQRFLILGGSTLRIWSIDKEIIVKSVFPEHPVSFVAVSPNSDLIAFSQKVRDNIILSIMDLNTKEVKRKFDGLNNVNSLVFSPNSKFLFVGSTKKDPLIRAYSVDTGNQVFSYQTNYIDVNDMCISSSGTHLFFGGSDEKIYVFDLRKTKIIKILNGHYDIIKKISISENDRFLISSSNDERLCVWKVADYI encoded by the coding sequence TTGATTAGTACTATGGATGCAGCCTCATATTTTCTGAAGTTAGCTAACCAAAAATCACTATATATATCAGGGAAAATAGATATAGGAGCTATTGATCTTGCGTCTTGCTCGAATGATAACAAGTTTGTCGGACTCTCATCGAAAGGAAATTACAGCTTATATTCCATTTTTGAAAATAAAATAGCTAAAACTTGGCAAGACACCTCCTCTTCGAAAATATTTATAAATTCAAGAAATTCTACCATATACCAAACTCTATCTGGTCAAATAAAAATTATTGATTTTGATAAATCAAGCCCTAAAACAATTTCGTCAGACATGGTCTTAGCCGATTTCAATGATAAATATGTTGTCAGTTATTCTGAATCAAATATATTAGCTCTTACCGAGATCGACAACCCAAGCAATATAAAAAATATACGCCTACCTGAAAATTTTACAGTAAAGGACATAGTATTAAAAAATAACGCTCTTCTAATTGGTGAGATAAATAACCGCGTTTTTTTCATAATATATGAATTACATTCTATAACTCTGCCACAACCTCAAAGTGTTCCAGATGGCAGCGTTTATGTTGGATCTTCTGACGACTTTGAATACATTGCATTCAGATCTGACAACGCAGGCCTAAATATATTTAACACAAAAGATCCATCAAAATCTTACAATATACCCATTGTAGAATCAAAAACCAAAAAGGTTTATTTCTCAAAAGATAAAACTCTCATTGTAATAGTTGATTTCGACGAATACATCAGCTTTTGGTGGACAAATAAAGAACTTAATACGGGTAATGAGCCAATTTTCAAACAAAAAATTTGCGGCAACCCCTTAGAATTAACTTTTAGCGAAAACGGAAACGTTTCATCCTTAATAACTTACAAAAATAATTTTTTAAAAATTTGGCTTCCTGCCAGTAAAACAGATAGACTTGATTTGACTGCAAACTTTAAATCAGATGAAAGCGACTCGTTTTTGCACAACGGATATTTCCTTGACTCTGTATCGTTTACAGAAAAAAATGAAGCTGTTTGTCTTTTCATAAAACCAAGGTGGGAATCAAAGATATTGAAATTTGATTTATATAATAGACTGAATATAAACTGTGAAAACGTATTTAAGGAATCCTTAGTAAATTCTGGAATCTTATCAAATAATTCCAAACTTTTAGCTACTTTAAGAAATAAAAATAAAATAAAAATTATCAATACCCAATCAAATAGCATAATTCAAGAATTTGCTATAAAAGATGAATCAATTAACACGCTTTGTTTCTCTCCAGATCAAAGATTTCTGATACTTGGAGGTTCTACCCTAAGGATTTGGTCTATCGATAAAGAGATAATTGTAAAGTCAGTTTTTCCAGAGCACCCCGTTAGTTTTGTCGCTGTCTCTCCAAACAGCGACTTGATAGCTTTTAGTCAGAAAGTCAGAGATAATATAATATTAAGCATAATGGATTTAAACACAAAAGAAGTAAAAAGAAAATTCGATGGCTTAAATAATGTAAATTCCTTAGTATTTTCCCCAAATAGCAAGTTTTTATTTGTAGGCTCAACAAAAAAAGATCCTTTAATAAGAGCATATTCAGTTGATACGGGCAATCAGGTATTTTCTTATCAAACGAATTATATCGATGTCAATGATATGTGCATTAGCTCGAGCGGAACACATCTCTTTTTTGGTGGTTCAGATGAAAAAATATACGTATTTGATCTCAGAAAAACCAAGATTATAAAAATTCTTAATGGACATTACGATATTATTAAAAAGATTAGCATATCTGAAAATGATAGATTTTTAATTTCATCGTCAAACGATGAAAGATTATGTGTTTGGAAGGTGGCCGACTATATTTAA
- a CDS encoding Ig-like domain-containing protein, whose product MLRSLEPSNIVIERKGSHIVSSDGRAFALKDNISHIEWVEEVFEKEKSFLPFVKKNIKTFIFRIYFQDETSILLQADEKSYLDLLAFSPYVTKTGIDISTLKDKAVEATLEPVPGDETQGNADAQPAEEQTLEESVQESIVSEVIPEPSQTESDLLDEKRKRARSWIQKVYESKLVVKIPNPFSNLKKIYKIFGNINLSSIASILKFKKEKPQEPKIESLHPTKPISYIIPLVAFFISLLLTFGTFMFFQITTAHEPPDTAPPRVVIQSPANNTVVKGVNNPLEIRVDATDKKGIDKVRLLMNNLTIKVWYAGEDTVYRWYPEKIGSFVFQAVAVNKAGNYAESTPVKVTVEPGGNNNNTSESENSSSEKMFAKAFVIRYQIHLKKSPYESAEETAGLSYGDEVDVLEKIDPSQVREGVVMNDTTVKSVDGTKEVKIYVGEGFSIKDTVGMMYQARLDKEHIEVYVPKSDTRLANESVWYKVKTKNGAEGYISSQYIRFY is encoded by the coding sequence ATGCTTCGCTCACTTGAGCCTTCTAATATTGTAATCGAACGGAAGGGTTCACACATTGTCTCTTCCGATGGGAGGGCTTTTGCCCTAAAGGACAATATTTCCCATATTGAATGGGTTGAAGAGGTGTTCGAGAAAGAGAAATCTTTTTTGCCTTTTGTAAAAAAGAATATTAAGACCTTTATTTTTAGGATATATTTTCAAGATGAAACAAGTATATTGTTGCAAGCTGATGAAAAGTCCTACTTAGATCTCCTTGCCTTCTCTCCTTATGTGACGAAAACAGGTATTGATATCTCCACCCTTAAAGATAAGGCTGTTGAAGCCACATTAGAACCAGTTCCTGGCGATGAGACCCAGGGGAACGCCGACGCCCAACCTGCTGAAGAACAAACTCTTGAAGAGTCAGTTCAAGAGAGCATAGTTTCAGAGGTCATTCCAGAGCCCTCTCAGACCGAAAGCGATCTCTTGGATGAAAAGCGTAAAAGGGCGCGATCGTGGATACAAAAGGTTTATGAATCCAAGCTTGTTGTAAAAATTCCGAACCCTTTTTCTAATCTGAAAAAGATTTATAAGATTTTTGGGAATATCAATCTATCAAGCATTGCCTCTATTTTAAAATTTAAAAAAGAGAAACCTCAAGAGCCGAAGATAGAGAGTCTTCATCCAACGAAGCCAATCTCTTATATAATACCGCTTGTTGCCTTTTTTATATCCTTGTTGTTAACATTTGGTACATTCATGTTTTTTCAGATCACTACTGCTCACGAACCACCTGATACTGCTCCTCCAAGGGTTGTTATTCAGAGCCCAGCTAACAATACTGTGGTTAAGGGTGTAAATAATCCTCTGGAGATAAGAGTGGATGCCACAGACAAAAAAGGTATAGATAAGGTGAGGCTGCTTATGAACAACCTTACTATTAAGGTTTGGTATGCTGGTGAGGATACCGTTTACAGATGGTACCCAGAAAAGATTGGCAGTTTTGTGTTTCAGGCTGTAGCGGTTAATAAGGCAGGAAATTACGCAGAGTCTACTCCTGTAAAGGTAACTGTTGAGCCAGGCGGCAATAATAATAATACAAGTGAAAGTGAAAATTCGAGCAGTGAAAAGATGTTTGCGAAGGCATTTGTGATAAGATATCAGATTCATCTGAAAAAATCTCCTTATGAGTCTGCTGAAGAAACCGCAGGCCTTTCTTATGGGGATGAAGTAGATGTCCTTGAGAAGATTGACCCCTCACAGGTTAGAGAGGGTGTGGTAATGAACGACACCACCGTTAAGAGTGTGGACGGTACCAAAGAGGTAAAAATATATGTTGGAGAGGGATTCTCAATTAAAGATACAGTGGGAATGATGTATCAGGCAAGGCTTGATAAGGAACATATAGAGGTTTATGTTCCAAAGTCAGACACTCGTCTTGCCAACGAAAGCGTTTGGTACAAGGTAAAGACGAAAAATGGCGCTGAAGGATATATTTCGTCTCAATATATTAGATTTTATTAA